The Candidatus Bathyarchaeota archaeon genomic interval AGCAGTGAAAAGGGATGAGGCTTGTGGAGGCCCACCATGCCCTTTATCGCCTGGGCCTCGTCGACGGCCTCATACCAGATCCGGGCATCCTCTTTGATCTCATTGATGGATTCCCCGAGGACGTGCATTGCAGTCGCGGCAAGGCTGCCGGATGAGATGCCCATCCTCGCCCCACCCAGAATCTCCGTGAGCCTCCTAAGGGTTTCATCATTGATTATCACACCTTCATTCTCGATAAAGCCGGAACCTTCAGCCCCATATATCCCCTCTATCCCAAAGCTCCGCTCAAATAGCTCTGCCCCAGAGAATATCTCCTCAAAGACTGTGGCTACGAGTCCCTCACCCACGCCACCCGGATATCCGAGGGTATCCCTGATCTCAGGGTAAACTTGGTTACAAAGCAACCTGTCGACAGCCTCCCAGCCCGTGGAGTCCAGCTCCTCGGCAAAGATGGTAAGACCCCTGTACAACGTCTTCACCGGAATTTCGGATGCTATTGGGTTTTCCCTAAGATGTTTGAACATCCCAAAAAGGGTCCCAGATTTTAGTGCCTCTACAGCGACCCTCCTTAGCCTCTTCAGAGAACCCTCCGGGAGCTCAGCCAAGGTCCTTATTATGAATGCATAGGTAAGAGCCCAATCGTTGTTGAATCCCCCTGTGCGCTTGTAGACACGGTTGAGCCGTGAATCGTAAAGTTCCTCGGGAACAGCGTAACCAGTCATAGTCTCAACTAGGGCACTCGTGGTCCTGGCGACGGCCCTGCTGTAGGACTCCCTGACATCAAGGAGGACGCCATCACAGTCGAATACCACCACATCAACCTTTGTCAAGTCCCTCAGACGATCCTGCCTGATGTAATAGGTCTCCCCTGTGGTGGTTTGAGATTCTACGTATCTAGGTTTCACGCTAATACCTCCCTCAGGGCTTCCAAGAACATTGAAGTGATTTCCCGAGGTGCGACGCTAACCCTGAGGCAGTCAGAATAGCCGGAAACATCTCCAATCCTCCTGATGATAACCCCTTTCTCGAGAAGCCTGTTGTAGACCTCCTCGTAGGGCTTGTTAGTAGTGAAAAGGACGAAGTTAGAGTCAGATGGAAAAGCCTCTACCCCCTCTATCTTTCCAAGGGAGTCCACGAGGGCCTCCCGTTCCCGCTTTACCTCCTCGATGGCCTCCAGTACCGCGGCCCTCTCGTCAAGAAGCTTCGCCCCAACCCGTAGCACAAAACTGGGAACGGAGAATGGCATCAAATACCTCTCAGTCAGAGTGCATGCGAGAACTTTGTTCGTAACCCCATATCCCAACCTCAGGCCGGCGAGGCCGTAGGCCTTCGAAAAGGTCCTGAGGATAATAAGATTATCTCTTTTGAGGGCCTCCCCGACCAGGGAGTAATTTCCGAACTCAGCATAAGCCTCATCTATGAGGACGAATCCCTCAAAGCCATTTACGATCTTCATTACCTCCCCCCGATTAAACTGGTTCGAAGTAGGATTGTTTGGGTTACAGAGAACGATGAGGCCTACCCCCTCTGCCTCCTCTAGCACCATCTCCCCGTCTAACATGAATCTGTTGTCCAAGGAGACAGCCCTAAAGGTCAGACCTTTGATCTTCGCCGTCCGGGGGTACATAGAGAAGGTTGGGGTGACTGCGAGCACCGTGTCCCCCTGCTTCACGAGACTGGACATTATCAGGTCTATGATCATATCTCCCCCAGATGCCAGAATGATATGGGCAGGGGAGGCACCGTGGAGGCTCGCGAGTTTCTCGGCGAGTACTGCTTCCTCTCCCCCGGGGTACAACCTAGGGTCTATCTCGGCGGCGGCCTCGGTCAGAACTCTCTGGAGAGTAGATCGTGGCAGGAAGAGGTTCTCGTTTGCGTTGAGCTTAAGGACCCTGCTGACAGGCAAATTTAGGCGTGCAGCAAGTTCCTCCACGGGTTCACCTGGTTTATAAATCCCTAGGCGTCTGGATGAGGAAACGAATTCATCCAGGGTCATTCCTTAAACCTCCCCTCGACAGCAAGGTAGTGATTAGGGAGTCCCTCCGCAATGGCGAGGGCCTCAACGTTCCCCCTGACTCCGGCGAGCCCTTCCTCCGAGGATTCTACCACAGAGAGGGTTCTTAGGTAGTCTAGCACAGTGATTCCAGAGGCAACCTTTCCGTATCCCCCTGTGGGGAGAACGTGGTTGACGCCCATACTGTAATCGGTAGCGGAGACCGGGGAGTATGGCCCCAACAGAACGAGCCCAGCACCTGTTACTTTTTCGGCAGCACCTCGGGGGTCATCGGTAAGGATCTCCAGATGTTCTGGGGCGTATCGGTTAGCGAAATTGACGGCATCATCGATACTCCCTACGATATAGATGAACCCTCTTCGGGATAGGAGCTTTCCAACTTCTTCCCCATCGGGGAGTCTTTCTAGGATCTCAACTAGAGCCCTTTCAACCTCATCAGCCAAAGCCGTTGAAGTGGTCACAAGGCCGTAGGATCCTCCATTCCCGTGCTCAGCTTGGCTGATGAGATCCAGGGCGATGAGCCTTGGATCCGCAGTCCCGTCTGCCAAAACAAGGATCTCACTGGGCCCCGCGGGCTTGTCAGTTGCCACAACGCTTGAGACGACCTGCTTGGCAGAGGTCACGTATCGATTTCCAGGTCCCACGATCTTGTTAACCTGAGGGATCGTTTCAGTGCCGTACGCCATAGCGGAAATGGCTTGGGCTCCTCCCGCCTTGTAGACGGCGTCCACACCGCATATATCAGCGGCCACGAGAGTGAGAGGTGAAGGGTGTCCATCTCGGCGAGGAGGGGTGCATATGATTATCTGATCTACCCCCGCCACCTTTGCAGGGACCACATTCATCACAAGGGAGCTCGGGTACTCCGCTTTCCCCCCAGGGACGTAGCAGCCCACGCTGTGGAGGGGGCGGACGGTGCACTGGATGCTGACGCCCTCTAGTTGTAGCTTAAAGGAGAGTAAGCTTAAGCGTTTAGTCTCCACGGTCTCGAGCCTCCGCTTCAACTCCTTCAGAGCAGCGATCTGCTCTGTTGTTACAGACTCATATGCGTCAAGGATCTCCTCATGCTTCACCCTTAGCTCGTCAATCGCTACGTTGTCAAATTTTCGTGTATACTCCTTGATGGCCTTATCGCCCCTAATCCGCACGTCCTCCACGATGGATTCTACATAGAGTTGGAGCTGACGGTCTGTGGCCTCGATATTTGGCCATCGCTTCACAAGAAGCTCTTGGGGGATATTGAAATATCTCCCCATCATTTTTGGCTGTTCTCCAACATTATCTCTTCGAGAGGGAGCACTTGTCGGGGTTCGTGGACCACGATGCCCTGGGAAAGAACCCGGAGAATTGGAAGGATCTCTAGGAATTTCTTTTTGTCGATGATTGTGTTGATAGCGCACCATTCTGGATCGGAGAGATCACTGATAGTGGGGCGCTTCAGGGCGGGCAACTTCTCTAGAAGCTCTTCCAAGTTGGTCTTCTTCACGTTGGCGAATACGTGGAGCTTCTTGGATCCGTCCACAGCCCCCTTTATGAGGGTGAGGATGTCCATGATCTTCTCCCTCTTGGAGGGGTCCTTCAGGGCCCGTTTATTGGCAATTAGGAGGGCACTTGTGTCCATGACTTTCTCAATGATCTTAAGACTATTCTGCTCTAGGCTTGTCCCAGTGTCTACCACCTCTATGATAGCGTCGGCGTCCTCAGGGGGCTTCGCCTCTGTGGCCCCGAAGCTAAGATAGATGGCGACTGCCTCGTTTTCCCCGACCCTCCACCAAGGACTCACCACCAAGGGATCGGCGTTGCCATAGGCCTCCCTGTAGACAGGGTTTGCCTTGATGTAGTCCTTCGCGGCATTGAGGTACTCCGATGATATCCGGAGGGTCTCTCCGCGCTCCATTTTCTTCCGTAGGAGGTCCGAGAGGCTGTTAACATCGGTCCAAGATTTTGGCACGGCTACAACGAGACGCACCCTGCTATACTCCAAATCCAGGAGGATCTCAACGTCGGCCCTGTTCTCGGCGATCCAGTCCTTCCCGCTGATGCCGATATCCTGGACTCCCTCATTGACGAATGTGGGGATCTCCTGAGGCCTCAGGACCTTGAGCTCTATGCCGAGGTCGTTGATGCTGGGTCTATAGGTCCGCTTGAGGTCGCTAATCTGATAGCCTGCCCTCTCAAGCATCTTCAGAGTGTCACCCTCAAGGTGCCCCTTAGGAATTGCAAACTTCACTTTTGTCATTGTTATTTCACCGCATATAGAAGTGGGAGAACCAAAAGGCACAGAATCCGCTGGATTACTAAGTTGCTTAGAATCGTCAAGGCGGATTCGAGGGTCAAAAGGAGATTGCTACCATCACTGATGAATGCAAGCGCCCCTAGTGAACGTACTCCCTCATTTTCTCCACTTCCTAATCTTCGAGGCATTCAAATAAAAATCTTTCTTTTCCCTAGTAAAGAGGTATATGACACTCAAAGGAGCTTGGTTGGAAATAGAGCGAATACATACTTGGGCTCCGTTTGAGTCCGCGTTGGAATAATAGGGTATAGGACCCCAACTACTTGATGCCCTTCTCTAGGATGCTGGGCTTTTCCTGGATATATGAAGTACATTAAGGTGCGCGCGGTGAAACTTGCAGTAAGACCGACTGCAATGTGTACTAATAGCGTGGTGAGTTAATGGGCTTTGTGTAGAACGTAAGCTAGATGCATAAGGGTTTGAGGAAGGAGAATGTCTCTTTGTAGGGGGCATCCGCGCTGAACTTTGTTTGAACTCGAGAAAGTCGGTTTAATAAGGTATACGACGCCAAATAGAAGAAAAGGAAGAATATGTAGAATTCGGAAAAGGAAACAGATACTGTGTAAAATGGAAAAATGTAAAATGGAAAAAAACAATAAAGGGACTAAAACAAGTGCGTTTGGGATTGGAAAAAGAGAACAACATGATTCATCGAAATTTTATAGTAGTAAATTATATAGGAATGTTAATATAAATGAAGATTTAGAGGAAATTAAAAATATTATAGATAGAAAATATTTGGACAGGGTAATATGGGCAGATAGTAGAGATATGAGTTTTTTACCGGATTCTTCTGTTCATTTAATGGTTACTTCTCCACCATATAATGTTTCCAAGGAATATGATGATGACCTAAGTCTAGAAGAGTACAAACATTTTTTAAAAGAAGTTTTTTCAGAAACGTTTAGAGTGTTAGTAAATGGAGGAAGAGCATGTATAAATATTGCAAATGTTGGAAGGAAGCCATACATTCCACTTCATAAATATATAATTGAAATTATGGATGACATAGGATTTATAATGAGAGGAGAAGTGATATGGAATAAAAGTGCTAGTGCTGGAGTTTCTACAGCATGGGGAAGTTGGAAATCTGCATCAAATCCAGTCCTTCGAGATGTGCATGAATATATTTTAATTTATTCTAAAGGAAAGTTAGGTAGAAAAAAGAAAGATAGAAACAATACAATAACTAAAGAACAATTTTTGGACTTTACTAAAAGCATATGGTCCTTCCCTGCAACATCAGCAAAAAAACTTGGACATCCTGCACCATTTCCAATTGAATTACCATACAGATGCATCCAACTTTACTCCTTTGAAAACGATGTTGTTCTAGACCCTTTTTGTGGAGTAGGTACAACAAATATTGCTGCAATAGTTTCTAACAGACGTCATATCGGCATGGATGTTGATCCAAACTATATTGACAAAGCCAAAAAACGAATTGAAGAGTTTATTCTTGAACAAAGTTAACAAGGATATAATATTCATTGAAAATACAAGATTAGATTTCGATAAATTAATTGCGCATGGGACATGCATGCAGCTCCGGTTGGTTTGACGTTTTCACATCACCGAAGGTCTAGGGGTGGATATTGAAGGGTTCAAGTTCTCTGCACTTTTAAGGACTTTTTAAGGCATTGATGAGTGGTCGTAAGATTTCAGGTCCAAAAATTAAGGATTAGATTGTACCAAGGGTCTTTTACGCGAGTGCGCAAGTAAATTTAAATTGAAAAAACCCATCTAACCGCATACGTGAGTTATTTTTTTTTCTTTACTAGGAATCGGTATTCGTTTAGACCCCGTTCTTCATAGGAGATGAGTTCTTGACCCGTAGCAATAGCCCATGTTGGAATGTCGGTTATACTACCGGGATCAGTGGTAAGAATTTCAAGCACACGATTAATAGCCATGTTTTTTATTGCCTGCATAGATTTTAAAATAGGCATGGGACAGGCGAGGCCCCGTGCATCAACTCTCTTATGAACGTTTATCATTAAGATTGCACTTTATTATTTACTCACGTGTGTAAAAGTTGTCATAGTTAATCATACTAACCTATTGAAAAAGTTCTATTCATCAGCGTTGGACCTAGTAGTGGGATACCCGCATTGATGCCATAAATCCGTGCCCCCTTTCAGACTCTTAACATCCGTAAAACCTGCCTCGGTCAATATTTCTACAGCGATCAAAGACATTCCACCTCCAGGGCACATAGTTACAATTGTCTTTTCTTTGAAGGATTGAAGATTTTCGAGATATGATGCTAATTCCAACAAAGGGATTGACCTGGCTTGGGGAATATGTCCATAACCCCCACTAAATTCCGTAGGAGATCGAATATCGATTAATAGTGGAAGGTAATTAGAATTTAAGAGATTAAATAAATCATAAACACTAATTTCAGACCATTCGGATCTGATCAATCCCGAGAAGTGTAAAATTAATTTGAGTATTTTTTTCCAATATATGACTATAGGTTTGAGATGATATTTTGCTACTGACATAATCTGACAACCTAAATAGTGATTATAAATGTTCAGTTTTGGATAATGGCAAAGCGCGTGAGGGGAATTCAGGTAAATTGGAGCATGCGCCCGGGATTTTTCTCAAGTATGGTGTGGATTTGCTCATCAGTAATGCATTGCATGCGCATAAGGAGAATAACTGTTGTCAAGATATGGTCATAACCAAATCCGCCGTATTGACGGAGGTCGGTTTTATTAAATACATCATGAGAGATCAGGATTTGATCAAGAAATCCACGATCAATGAGATGCTTGATACATCCGATTCGCTCCCAGTCAGAGAGCCCATACATGAGTTTATTGGGAAGCTTAATCGGGTTCTGTGATTGACCGAATCTATCGTACTCAATATAACACCCATTCTCAGCCAACTCTAAGGTCAGATCTATGTCATTTCCGTGTCTATTACCTACATGACTCATTACAGTCCGGTTAATATCCCCTCCATTATCACTAAGAAATTCTATGATCTCAATAGGAGAAGTCTGGCTTTGCCCTGGATGGATATTCACCGATATTCCTGTTATTTTCTGGGCTCGTGCAACAGCACCCAGCACCTTTACTTCAGTGTCTTTTAAAGGATATGAGCAGCCAATCTCTCCAAGTATCCCTGCTTTTATCCCGGTATCTCCTACCCCAATGGTTATATCACGCACAATTTCATCTGTTATCTGGTCTTCAGTTTTACTCGCCAGTTCCGGTGGATGACTTGTCCCCACGTAATATCCTGCTCCCATTATGATGTTAATGCCGGTTGCTCGAGATATGCGTGCCAGTCCCTCTGGATTACGACTGAGACCGATGTTCCCTACATCTACAACCGTTCCTCCGCCCTTTTTTTTATAATGATGCAGCTCAGAGATGGCGGACTCTTCGTTCAACAGACTCAAGTTATCAAGGCAGCTATTTTGATTTCTTTTAATCCAATCGAGATTCTCAATTTTGATTCGGGCATTAGCGAGTTCTTTCTGACTATCTATCTTAGGTTCAACAAACCTGTAGCTCGTGTCACATAGTAAATGCTCATGGGTCAGAGTAATGCCCATATCCCCTGCGTCAATCGTACCCAGCACAGTCTGGACTTTCCTCGATAGTTTATGCCTTGACATAATTAAACGTAGAAAGTGTTTAGATAAAAACTATATGAGAAAACATCCAACGGGTAATAAATCTCCCGTCCATTTCCCTTTTCCCGACGTTTGTGTCTTTAAGAATTTTGAGAAAGGGGATTCAACAGAAAAAATGAGAAAAAAAGGTTATTTCTTTTAGATTATATCTGTGACAAGGTTATGCCTGTTGGGGCAAGCTTAGATCCACTCGTTGGGGTCATGCCACGGGAACATTCCGTCCAGTGCAACTGTTGTGAGGATGGGGAAAAGGTTGTGATAGCACTAACCGCATATTCCGCCAGTCTCATGGATATTGACCTTAAAAGACCTCCCACCTCGTAGATGGCATCACAGCTCTCTATATTGGCTAAACATTAGATATGAACGCCGGTTCATTCCATCCAAGGGATAATACCTGATTGAAACCAGATGGCTGGTGATAAAAGCCTCAGCCGGGAAAGCAGCGAAATCGTTTAAGTGGTGAGGATATAAGTTTCTGTGATGCTTAATGGCTCTTATCGACGTTCTCAATGACGCTGTATCAGGTCTGAAGGGGACTTTAGGTGTATCAGTCAAGCACCTTGAGACAGGGGAGACTGCCTCCATCAATGGAGGGGATCTGTTTCCCACGGCAAGTGTATTCAAGGTCCCCGTCATCATCGAGTTCTTTAGACAGTTAGAATCGAAAACGGTATCCCTCGATGAGAAGAAAATGTTAGCGGAAGCGGACAAGGTCCCTGGGTCGGGGATCCTCAAGGAACTCTCCAATGGGTTGGAACTTACCTACGGAGATCTTCTGAGACTCATGATGATCCTAAGTGATAATACTGCCACAGACCTCGTCATCAAGAGAGTCGGAAAAGACAGGGTTAACGCGACCATCCGCTCACTCGGACTTGAGGAGACGAAGGTAGTTGCGGACTGCCGAGACATCCTTTTCGACCTCATAGGGCTGGGAGACCTCCCCGACGAAGAAAAGACCCTCGCCCTCTTCACAGAGAAGGCCCAGGGAACCACTCTAGTTGGCACTTGGTCCCTTGGGGTTGATGAAAATGATGTCACCACCCCTAGCGAGATGCTCCGGCTTCTGGAGATGATCGTCGAAGGGAAGGCGGCCAGCCGAGAAAGTTGCAACGAGATCATGGAGATCATGTCTAAGTGTCAAACTGGGGGAAATCGGATTCCCAAGTACCTCCCAAGGGCAGAGATGGAACTCACCCATAAGACAGGGAGCCTTCCGGGAATAAGGAACGACGCAGGTCTCGTTACAATCCAAGCCACTGGAGAGAGATATATCCTTAGCTGCTTCATAAAAGGGGCAGCGGACGTTTACGCCGCAGAGGAGACTATCGCAATGGTCTCAAAGAGTGTGTACAAATACTTTACAAAATAAAAATGGGAAAAAGAAGCTATTAGGTTTAATCCAGCAGACTGTTGAAGAGGCTCTTGTAGGAGCGGTGAGTCTACTAGATGCTGGGGACTAAAACTGATGAGAAAGCTACTACTCTCGCTACCATCATCCATGCTTTCCTCCGGTGCTTCCGCTCTCCTAGACGTCACACTTAAGGCAGCTCACAACAACCTTGTATATGTTTTTGCCCTCCGACAGAAGAAGGTCACGGGCCTTGCCGTCCAAATAAAGACTAAGGTGTGCCGGGGCATATAATATACGGTGAGGTGGCACAGGTCAATGTATATATTTAGAGTGGAGCGGAGCAATGGAACGCCCAGAAGTTCAGGCTCTTTACAACGTCTCTCATCTTGAACCTGAATCTGTTGAATGCGAACTCGCTGACGCCCCCGGACTAGAAGAGAGCGCCTCCATTCCGGGCGCGAGAAAGAGTTACTGAGTCGACCCCAGGGAAGCTCCCAAGCCTAAGGTCTCTTAAAGTCTCTCTTCACAGCCTCAATCCCGTCCCCCAAGATCTCGACGTTATCGATCTCCCCTAGACCCCTCTCGTGGGCCATCATAATGTGGTCGATTTCATGGGGGTTGATTCCCATCAACCTAGACGTTGTGGCGTCTACCGCAACGACGTCACTCCCAGCAACGATCGTCTCCATCTGGACGGGTGTTCCTCTTACAGGTCCCCGGCCCTCCATCGCCACGAACCCGTCGACCACAGTCAGATGAGGTTTGATAACGGTGTTAATGTCGGCCACGACTTTATGCATGTCCTTTATATGGTATTTTCCTTTGAACTTGTCGGGAAGAAGGCCAAAGAGATTCTTCATCCCTAAGGTTACCCCCGTATCGATATGGGTCTTCATCTTGGCGGCGCTCACGATCCCTGACTCAGCAACAATCCGTGGAACGACGATCTTCTTCAACGCCGCCCCATTCGGGATGGGGAGCGCCACCCGATCCTTTTCATGCCTTAAATTGATCCATTTGATCCCGTTCCTCTCGCACATCTTAGCCATTCCGGTGGCGTGGAAGGCCTTGGTGGCGTTGGTGGTCGTCGCGTCGGACTCAACAACAATGACTTCCAGGGGGAGGTCCTGGAGCCTCTGGAAGATTGCCTCGACTACCAGAGGGTCAGTAGTGGCACCGGTATCCCAAGTCTTCGTTGTGATAAAATTAACCTTTATGAGCACTCTGTCCCAGCCCTTCAGGGCGTCCTTATAGTCAATCAAATTCAGAGCCTTGTGGACGGGCGCGCGCGCTCTAGAGCCCTTTACGACCGAAACCCGTGAAAAGGTCATCCCAATCTCAGCATGAAAGATCTATCCTATAAGTTATTCCTGAAACGCTCTGACACGAGGACAATTTTTAAGTGAATATTCGAAACAATTTGTCTGAGAACTTCATTGAGTCCCATAAATTTTTCAGAGGACGAAGTCACTCGGATGCACGATGAGGCGGATAAGTACCTCGTCCAGAGATGGGAGCGCCGCCCTGGATATAAGCCCTTGATACTAACTCATGGAGATGGAGGGCACTTCTGGGACGCTAAAGGGAAGAAATATCTTGATTTTATGTCCCAGCTCTACAATGCCCACATCGGGCTCAACAACCGAGAGGTTATAGAGGCCGCTAAGAAGCAGCTCGATGAGATGGCCTACGCCTCCCCGAGCTATTCTAACGTCCCCCAGATCCAACTCGCCAAGAAGCTCGCTCAAATCACCCCCGGTGATCTCTGCAAAACATTCTTTGGAAACAGTGGCACCGAAGCCAACGAGGTAGCCATTAAGATTGCCCAACTCTATAGGGGTGCCTCGAAGGTAATCAGCTACTGGGACGCCTACCATGGCTCCACATACGCGATGGTGAGCGTCGGTGGCAGCAGCAGGAACCGCCAGTTCCCCGGCCTCAGCATCTTCGAGGAGTTCAAGCATGTCCCGTCGCCCTATTGTTACAGGTGCTTCTTCAAGAAGGAGTATCCTGAGTGCGACCTCCTCTGTGCCGAGTTCGTTAGGTACACCATCGAGAAAGAGGGGGAGAAATCTGTGGCCGCTTTTATGGCAGAGCCCATCTGCAGCTGGGCAGGCCAGGTGGTCCCCCCGGACGGCTACTGGAAGAAGATCCGCGAGATCTGCAACGAGACCGGAGTTCTCATGATCTTCGACGAGGTAATGACCGGCTTTGCCCGTACCGGCAAGATGTTCGCATGTGAGCACTGGAACATTGTTCCAGATATTGAAACCTACGCCAAGGGGATAACATCCGGCTACGTCCCCCTCGGGGCCACTATAGTGAATAAGAAGATCGGAGACCACTTTGATGAGAAGGGCTTCCCCCACGGCTACACCTACAGCGGCCACGCCCTTGCATGCGCCACCAGTCTTGCCGTCATCAATATCTACTATAAGGAGGACCTCACAAACCGGGCGGCAAAGATGGGAGAATATATGATGAACGAGCTCAGGGGGATGATGGACCGCCAACCTGTCATTGGGGACATAAGGGGTCTCGGCCTCTTCATGGGGGTCGAGCTGGTAGCGAACAGGGAGACCAAGGAAGAGTTCCAACCAAAGAACCTCACCCCTGAGCAGAAAAAAGACCCAGCCCACAATCCTATGGTCTACCTTAGCGACAGAGCAAAGGAAAAGGGCCTTATTATTGGCTCTGCCCCAGGCACTGGGATCATACGATTGATGCCCTACCTCCTCATCACCCAGGAGCAGGTGGACAAAGGGCTTAAGCTATTGGAGGAGACCATTGCGGAGACGACAAACAAGTTCGGCTACCCCAAAGCGCGCAAATAGAACTACTAACCTATGTAATTAGATGCTATGAAAAAAAATAACCTCATACTTCACGCGTGTGCACACTGATCAGGATAGTTTTTATTTTTTCGGAGTTAATCTCTGACTATATCGTCGCGCGCGATATTTTTGAGTGGCACAAGAGGTTATCTTATAGATTCTCTTCTCTGGGCGTA includes:
- the hisC gene encoding histidinol-phosphate transaminase, with protein sequence MTLDEFVSSSRRLGIYKPGEPVEELAARLNLPVSRVLKLNANENLFLPRSTLQRVLTEAAAEIDPRLYPGGEEAVLAEKLASLHGASPAHIILASGGDMIIDLIMSSLVKQGDTVLAVTPTFSMYPRTAKIKGLTFRAVSLDNRFMLDGEMVLEEAEGVGLIVLCNPNNPTSNQFNRGEVMKIVNGFEGFVLIDEAYAEFGNYSLVGEALKRDNLIILRTFSKAYGLAGLRLGYGVTNKVLACTLTERYLMPFSVPSFVLRVGAKLLDERAAVLEAIEEVKREREALVDSLGKIEGVEAFPSDSNFVLFTTNKPYEEVYNRLLEKGVIIRRIGDVSGYSDCLRVSVAPREITSMFLEALREVLA
- the hisD gene encoding histidinol dehydrogenase translates to MMGRYFNIPQELLVKRWPNIEATDRQLQLYVESIVEDVRIRGDKAIKEYTRKFDNVAIDELRVKHEEILDAYESVTTEQIAALKELKRRLETVETKRLSLLSFKLQLEGVSIQCTVRPLHSVGCYVPGGKAEYPSSLVMNVVPAKVAGVDQIIICTPPRRDGHPSPLTLVAADICGVDAVYKAGGAQAISAMAYGTETIPQVNKIVGPGNRYVTSAKQVVSSVVATDKPAGPSEILVLADGTADPRLIALDLISQAEHGNGGSYGLVTTSTALADEVERALVEILERLPDGEEVGKLLSRRGFIYIVGSIDDAVNFANRYAPEHLEILTDDPRGAAEKVTGAGLVLLGPYSPVSATDYSMGVNHVLPTGGYGKVASGITVLDYLRTLSVVESSEEGLAGVRGNVEALAIAEGLPNHYLAVEGRFKE
- the hisG gene encoding ATP phosphoribosyltransferase yields the protein MTKVKFAIPKGHLEGDTLKMLERAGYQISDLKRTYRPSINDLGIELKVLRPQEIPTFVNEGVQDIGISGKDWIAENRADVEILLDLEYSRVRLVVAVPKSWTDVNSLSDLLRKKMERGETLRISSEYLNAAKDYIKANPVYREAYGNADPLVVSPWWRVGENEAVAIYLSFGATEAKPPEDADAIIEVVDTGTSLEQNSLKIIEKVMDTSALLIANKRALKDPSKREKIMDILTLIKGAVDGSKKLHVFANVKKTNLEELLEKLPALKRPTISDLSDPEWCAINTIIDKKKFLEILPILRVLSQGIVVHEPRQVLPLEEIMLENSQK
- a CDS encoding site-specific DNA-methyltransferase, whose protein sequence is MEKCKMEKNNKGTKTSAFGIGKREQHDSSKFYSSKLYRNVNINEDLEEIKNIIDRKYLDRVIWADSRDMSFLPDSSVHLMVTSPPYNVSKEYDDDLSLEEYKHFLKEVFSETFRVLVNGGRACINIANVGRKPYIPLHKYIIEIMDDIGFIMRGEVIWNKSASAGVSTAWGSWKSASNPVLRDVHEYILIYSKGKLGRKKKDRNNTITKEQFLDFTKSIWSFPATSAKKLGHPAPFPIELPYRCIQLYSFENDVVLDPFCGVGTTNIAAIVSNRRHIGMDVDPNYIDKAKKRIEEFILEQS
- a CDS encoding sulfurtransferase TusA family protein — translated: MINVHKRVDARGLACPMPILKSMQAIKNMAINRVLEILTTDPGSITDIPTWAIATGQELISYEERGLNEYRFLVKKKK
- a CDS encoding rhodanese-like domain-containing protein yields the protein MSVAKYHLKPIVIYWKKILKLILHFSGLIRSEWSEISVYDLFNLLNSNYLPLLIDIRSPTEFSGGYGHIPQARSIPLLELASYLENLQSFKEKTIVTMCPGGGMSLIAVEILTEAGFTDVKSLKGGTDLWHQCGYPTTRSNADE
- a CDS encoding serine hydrolase; this encodes MALIDVLNDAVSGLKGTLGVSVKHLETGETASINGGDLFPTASVFKVPVIIEFFRQLESKTVSLDEKKMLAEADKVPGSGILKELSNGLELTYGDLLRLMMILSDNTATDLVIKRVGKDRVNATIRSLGLEETKVVADCRDILFDLIGLGDLPDEEKTLALFTEKAQGTTLVGTWSLGVDENDVTTPSEMLRLLEMIVEGKAASRESCNEIMEIMSKCQTGGNRIPKYLPRAEMELTHKTGSLPGIRNDAGLVTIQATGERYILSCFIKGAADVYAAEETIAMVSKSVYKYFTK
- a CDS encoding DUF362 domain-containing protein, producing MTFSRVSVVKGSRARAPVHKALNLIDYKDALKGWDRVLIKVNFITTKTWDTGATTDPLVVEAIFQRLQDLPLEVIVVESDATTTNATKAFHATGMAKMCERNGIKWINLRHEKDRVALPIPNGAALKKIVVPRIVAESGIVSAAKMKTHIDTGVTLGMKNLFGLLPDKFKGKYHIKDMHKVVADINTVIKPHLTVVDGFVAMEGRGPVRGTPVQMETIVAGSDVVAVDATTSRLMGINPHEIDHIMMAHERGLGEIDNVEILGDGIEAVKRDFKRP
- a CDS encoding aspartate aminotransferase family protein → MSPINFSEDEVTRMHDEADKYLVQRWERRPGYKPLILTHGDGGHFWDAKGKKYLDFMSQLYNAHIGLNNREVIEAAKKQLDEMAYASPSYSNVPQIQLAKKLAQITPGDLCKTFFGNSGTEANEVAIKIAQLYRGASKVISYWDAYHGSTYAMVSVGGSSRNRQFPGLSIFEEFKHVPSPYCYRCFFKKEYPECDLLCAEFVRYTIEKEGEKSVAAFMAEPICSWAGQVVPPDGYWKKIREICNETGVLMIFDEVMTGFARTGKMFACEHWNIVPDIETYAKGITSGYVPLGATIVNKKIGDHFDEKGFPHGYTYSGHALACATSLAVINIYYKEDLTNRAAKMGEYMMNELRGMMDRQPVIGDIRGLGLFMGVELVANRETKEEFQPKNLTPEQKKDPAHNPMVYLSDRAKEKGLIIGSAPGTGIIRLMPYLLITQEQVDKGLKLLEETIAETTNKFGYPKARK